A section of the Scylla paramamosain isolate STU-SP2022 chromosome 33, ASM3559412v1, whole genome shotgun sequence genome encodes:
- the LOC135089758 gene encoding chloride channel protein 2-like isoform X4: protein MRQSNPKLERSPSTLSSASLRELRRRVSVDSMAEEDTDSAQNLEYEVTLMYGRYSANLAEYARQEAKRLREDDHHKDEVLFSKELQPYRGRVARACISFIRPIWDHTFARLGEDWVFLFILGTLMATISFLIDYIVIICFGGRMFLQRYFEDFHWGFQLFFWVAIPTLLVIFSAAFCQWVAPSAAGSGIPEMKTILRGVVLKEYLTWKTLLAKMVSLSAVLGSGLPLGKEGPVMHMASIVATMLTKTLRYIKGTIENDARSTDLLAAACTMGVAVSYAAPIGGVLFSIEVTTVYFAVRNYWRGFFAAVVGAMFYRLMSVWFMGAQTIYPLYKVDLNNDYPYDVIELLPFLCIGIVCGFAGSLFVYLHRRYVMFMRHNKTLKTFLQKKRLLYPTFVTIAISIMTFPLCLGQFMASTLPSSKQILHLFSNVTWTVTSPDDIMSEEQQDILSHWVPSPNGNFHISLFVFQLVSVFQIAVASTLPVPSGILIPLFKVGAAFGRQIGELMASLYPLGIVTGYPIVPGAYAMVGAASFCAAITHTISISVIVFELTGQITYVIPIMIGVLISNCISSLLQPSIYDSMIRIKKLPYLPDIVATTSSDVYNIYVEDIMVRDVRYIWYGITYNELKRVLKENRKLKYLPVVDKPESMILLGSIQRIELVRILVEQISPEKRRKEATRRHLEALRLRWEEEDAAGGTKQSRIRYEDEVNDDDDDDDQSTTPSLIHRFSRSLSRSFSRSRSRSRSASRSRQSTPSSDSEDSSTSPPGSPTSTRSKQDSDTATPPGSPAHPHLKDVFPSKSPPSRRNSRFSISKVENGIARQGSSESEAEGRTSDDNQKKSGRTWKTPISSKPKSKSKSKDKGKDKDKDKDKDKSKDGSMKDPIKELLRRSTIKRSNSLDSLTLQPRDDTDSKKTSDLMSPKKGILKRRNSFSLGSTSTPNVPPDTHYQTITVADTRLRSAFEKMRRMRMETASSMELKLSQISLFKSKKKEQTNKKPQLDMTDEERSIWEKMELSKEVDFTKVRIDPAPFQLVERTSLLRVHSMFSMLGINHAYVTAIGRLIGVLALKEVRMAIDGQYVGQGQSTTPQVSSPNTPTSPMRAPLGPSTSPQRLTSITPLQFSDPEAGTVSHRGSRTQLVYQNGNSQR, encoded by the exons ATGTATGGCCGCTACTCCGCGAATTTAGCGGAGTACGCGAGACAAGAGGCCAAGAGACTACGCGAGGACGATCACCACAAGGACGAAGTACTCTTCTCGAAGGAACTGCAGCCTTACAGAGGACGAGTAGCGAGGGCCTGTATCTCTTTTATTAG ACCAATATGGGACCACACATTCGCGAGACTGGGAGAGGACTGGGTCTTTCTCTTCATACTGGGAACACTCATGGCTACGATATCCTTCCTCATAGATTACATCGTGATCATCTGCTTCGGAG GGCGCATGTTCCTACAAAGATATTTCGAAGACTTCCACTGGGGGTTTCAGCTCTTCTTCTGGGTCGCCATACCCACTCTACTAGTGATATTCTCAGCGGCTTTCTGCCAGTGGGTGGCTCCCTCCGCAGCGGGCTCCGGCATCCCTGAAATGAAGACCATCCTCAGAGGAGTGGTGCTGAAGGAATACCTAACTTGGAAGACTTTATTAGCGAAG ATGGTGAGTTTGTCAGCGGTGTTAGGCTCCGGGCTGCCGCTGGGTAAGGAAGGCCCCGTGATGCACATGGCAAGTATCGTGGCCACCATGCTGACCAAGACACTGCGGTACATCAAGGGCACCATAGAGAATGATGCACGTTCCACTGACCTGCTAGCTGCTGCGTGTACCATGGGCGTGGCTGTGTCCTACGCCGCCCCCATTGGAG GTGTTCTGTTTAGCATTGAGGTAACCACGGTGTACTTTGCTGTCCGGAATTACTGGAGAGGTTTCTTCGCCGCCGTGGTGGGGGCGATGTTCTACCGCCTCATGTCAGTCTGGTTCATGGGAGCCC AGACCATCTACCCGCTGTATAAAGTGGACCTTAACAACGACTACCCCTATGACGTCATTGAGTTGCTGCCCTTCCTCTGTATCGG GATCGTATGTGGGTTTGCTGGGTCGCTGTTTGTGTACCTCCACCGCCGCTATGTGATGTTCATGAGACACAACAAGACACTCAAGACATTCCTGCAGAAGAA GCGTCTCCTCTACCCGACCTTTGTCACTATAGCCATCTCCATCATGACTTTCCCACTGTGTCTTGGACAGTTCATGGCTTCCACTCTGCCCTCCAGCAAGCAG ATTCTTCACCTGTTTAGTAATGTGACATGGACTGTGACTTCACCTGATGACATCATGAGCGAAGAGCAGCAGGATATTCTCAGTCATTGGGTACCCAGCCCTAATGGAAACTTCCACATTAGCCTCTTTGTCTTCCAACTGGTGTCG GTGTTCCAGATAGCTGTGGCCTCCACCCTGCCAGTGCCCTCGGGTATTCTTATCCCACTGTTCAAGGTCGGCGCAGCATTTGGCCGCCAGATCGGGGAGCTCATGGCATCCCTCTACCCTCTCGGCATTGTTACAGGATACCCCATTGTGCCTG GAGCATATGCCATGGTGGGTGCAGCCTCCTTCTGTGCTGCCATCACACACACCATCTCCATCTCTGTCATCGTCTTTGAGCTGACTGGCCAGATCACCTACGTCATCCCCATCATG ATTGGAGTGCTCATATCAAACTGCATCTCATCGCTGCTGCAACCCTCCATCTACGACAGCATGATCCGCATCAAGAAGCTGCCATACCTGCCTGACATTGTTGCCACCACCTCAA GTGACGTGTACAACATCTACGTGGAGGACATCATGGTGCGGGACGTGAGGTACATCTGGTATGGCATCACCTACAACGAGCTCAAGAGAGTACTGAAGGAGAACCGCAAACTCAAGTACCTCCCGGTGGTGGACAAGCCAG AGTCCATGATCCTGCTCGGCTCCATCCAGCGCATTGAGTTGGTGCGCATCCTGGTGGAGCAGATTTCCCCTGAGAAGCGGAGGAAGGAAGCCACACGCAGACATCTGGAGGCTCTCAG ActgaggtgggaggaggaggatgctgcaGGAGGCACCAAGCAGAGTCGCATTCGCTATGAGGATGAagtcaatgatgatgatgatgacgatgaccaGTCCACCACCCCGAGCCTCATCCACCgattctctcgctctctcagcCGGTCCTTCTCTCGCTCAAG GTCTCGGTCTCGGTCAGCCTCCAGGAGCCGCCAGAGTACCCCATCCAG TGACAGCGAAGACTCATCCACCTCCCCCCCCGGCTCCCCCACCTCCACACGATCTAA GCAGGATTCAGACACAGCCACACCGCCAGGCTCTCCAGCACACCCTCACCTCAAGGATGTCTTCCCATCCAAGTCTCCCCCCTCCCGCAGAAACTCTCGCTTCTCCATCAGTAAG GTGGAGAATGGCATTGCCCGCCAGGGAAGCTCTGAGAGTGAGGCAGAGGGCCGGACCAGCGACGACAATCAGAAGAAGAGTGGCAGGACATGGAAGACACCAATTTCCTCAAAGCCAAAATCAAAGAGCAAATCCAAGGACAAGGGCAAAGACAAGGataaggacaaggacaaggacaagtCCAAGGATGGCTCAATGAAGGACCCCATCAAGGAATTGCTGCGGAGAAGCACCATCAAGAGATCCAACTCCCTTGACTCCCTGACGCTGCAGCCCCGG GATGATACTGATAGCAAAAAGACCTCAGACCTCATGTCCCCCAAGAAGGGCATCTTGAAACGGCGCAATTCCTTCAGCCTgggctccacctccaccccgaATGTGCCTCCTGACACCCACTACCAGACCATCACCGTGGCCGACACAAG GCTCCGCTCAGCATTTGAGAAGATGAGGCGAATGAGGATGGAGACAGCAAGCTCAATGGAACTCAAGCTTTCACAAATCTCTCTCTTCAAGTccaagaagaaggaacaaaccAAT AAAAAGCCACAGCTTGACATGACAGATGAGGAGAGAAGCATATGGGAGAAAATGGAGCTTTCCAAAGAG GTGGACTTCACAAAGGTGCGCATTGACCCTGCACCCTTCCAGCTGGTGGAGAGAACATCCCTCCTCCGTGTCCACTCCATGTTCTCCATGCTGGGTATCAACCATGCCTACGTGACAGCCATTGGTCGCCTCATTGGGGTGTTGGCGCTGAAGGAG GTACGAATGGCCATTGATGGGCAGTATGTGGGCCAGGGGCAGTCCACCACCCCCCAGGTAAGCTCCCCTAATACTCCCACATCCCCCATGCGTGCTCCCCTGGGCCCCAGCACCTCCCCCCAGAGACTCACCTCCATCACTCCCCTGCAGTTCTCTGACCCTGAGGCTGGCACGGTATCTCACAGAGGGTCTAGAACTCAGCTCGTCTATCAAAATGGAAACTCCCAAAGGTGA
- the LOC135089758 gene encoding chloride channel protein 2-like isoform X3 — protein MSELFREIMRQSNPKLERSPSTLSSASLRELRRRVSVDSMAEEDTDSAQNLEYEVTLMYGRYSANLAEYARQEAKRLREDDHHKDEVLFSKELQPYRGRVARACISFIRPIWDHTFARLGEDWVFLFILGTLMATISFLIDYIVIICFGGRMFLQRYFEDFHWGFQLFFWVAIPTLLVIFSAAFCQWVAPSAAGSGIPEMKTILRGVVLKEYLTWKTLLAKMVSLSAVLGSGLPLGKEGPVMHMASIVATMLTKTLRYIKGTIENDARSTDLLAAACTMGVAVSYAAPIGGVLFSIEVTTVYFAVRNYWRGFFAAVVGAMFYRLMSVWFMGAQTIYPLYKVDLNNDYPYDVIELLPFLCIGIVCGFAGSLFVYLHRRYVMFMRHNKTLKTFLQKKRLLYPTFVTIAISIMTFPLCLGQFMASTLPSSKQILHLFSNVTWTVTSPDDIMSEEQQDILSHWVPSPNGNFHISLFVFQLVSVFQIAVASTLPVPSGILIPLFKVGAAFGRQIGELMASLYPLGIVTGYPIVPGAYAMVGAASFCAAITHTISISVIVFELTGQITYVIPIMIGVLISNCISSLLQPSIYDSMIRIKKLPYLPDIVATTSSDVYNIYVEDIMVRDVRYIWYGITYNELKRVLKENRKLKYLPVVDKPESMILLGSIQRIELVRILVEQISPEKRRKEATRRHLEALRLRWEEEDAAGGTKQSRIRYEDEVNDDDDDDDQSTTPSLIHRFSRSLSRSFSRSRSRSRSASRSRQSTPSSDSEDSSTSPPGSPTSTRSKQDSDTATPPGSPAHPHLKDVFPSKSPPSRRNSRFSISKVENGIARQGSSESEAEGRTSDDNQKKSGRTWKTPISSKPKSKSKSKDKGKDKDKDKDKDKSKDGSMKDPIKELLRRSTIKRSNSLDSLTLQPRDDTDSKKTSDLMSPKKGILKRRNSFSLGSTSTPNVPPDTHYQTITVADTRLRSAFEKMRRMRMETASSMELKLSQISLFKSKKKEQTNKKPQLDMTDEERSIWEKMELSKEVDFTKVRIDPAPFQLVERTSLLRVHSMFSMLGINHAYVTAIGRLIGVLALKEVRMAIDGQYVGQGQSTTPQVSSPNTPTSPMRAPLGPSTSPQRLTSITPLQFSDPEAGTVSHRGSRTQLVYQNGNSQR, from the exons ATGTATGGCCGCTACTCCGCGAATTTAGCGGAGTACGCGAGACAAGAGGCCAAGAGACTACGCGAGGACGATCACCACAAGGACGAAGTACTCTTCTCGAAGGAACTGCAGCCTTACAGAGGACGAGTAGCGAGGGCCTGTATCTCTTTTATTAG ACCAATATGGGACCACACATTCGCGAGACTGGGAGAGGACTGGGTCTTTCTCTTCATACTGGGAACACTCATGGCTACGATATCCTTCCTCATAGATTACATCGTGATCATCTGCTTCGGAG GGCGCATGTTCCTACAAAGATATTTCGAAGACTTCCACTGGGGGTTTCAGCTCTTCTTCTGGGTCGCCATACCCACTCTACTAGTGATATTCTCAGCGGCTTTCTGCCAGTGGGTGGCTCCCTCCGCAGCGGGCTCCGGCATCCCTGAAATGAAGACCATCCTCAGAGGAGTGGTGCTGAAGGAATACCTAACTTGGAAGACTTTATTAGCGAAG ATGGTGAGTTTGTCAGCGGTGTTAGGCTCCGGGCTGCCGCTGGGTAAGGAAGGCCCCGTGATGCACATGGCAAGTATCGTGGCCACCATGCTGACCAAGACACTGCGGTACATCAAGGGCACCATAGAGAATGATGCACGTTCCACTGACCTGCTAGCTGCTGCGTGTACCATGGGCGTGGCTGTGTCCTACGCCGCCCCCATTGGAG GTGTTCTGTTTAGCATTGAGGTAACCACGGTGTACTTTGCTGTCCGGAATTACTGGAGAGGTTTCTTCGCCGCCGTGGTGGGGGCGATGTTCTACCGCCTCATGTCAGTCTGGTTCATGGGAGCCC AGACCATCTACCCGCTGTATAAAGTGGACCTTAACAACGACTACCCCTATGACGTCATTGAGTTGCTGCCCTTCCTCTGTATCGG GATCGTATGTGGGTTTGCTGGGTCGCTGTTTGTGTACCTCCACCGCCGCTATGTGATGTTCATGAGACACAACAAGACACTCAAGACATTCCTGCAGAAGAA GCGTCTCCTCTACCCGACCTTTGTCACTATAGCCATCTCCATCATGACTTTCCCACTGTGTCTTGGACAGTTCATGGCTTCCACTCTGCCCTCCAGCAAGCAG ATTCTTCACCTGTTTAGTAATGTGACATGGACTGTGACTTCACCTGATGACATCATGAGCGAAGAGCAGCAGGATATTCTCAGTCATTGGGTACCCAGCCCTAATGGAAACTTCCACATTAGCCTCTTTGTCTTCCAACTGGTGTCG GTGTTCCAGATAGCTGTGGCCTCCACCCTGCCAGTGCCCTCGGGTATTCTTATCCCACTGTTCAAGGTCGGCGCAGCATTTGGCCGCCAGATCGGGGAGCTCATGGCATCCCTCTACCCTCTCGGCATTGTTACAGGATACCCCATTGTGCCTG GAGCATATGCCATGGTGGGTGCAGCCTCCTTCTGTGCTGCCATCACACACACCATCTCCATCTCTGTCATCGTCTTTGAGCTGACTGGCCAGATCACCTACGTCATCCCCATCATG ATTGGAGTGCTCATATCAAACTGCATCTCATCGCTGCTGCAACCCTCCATCTACGACAGCATGATCCGCATCAAGAAGCTGCCATACCTGCCTGACATTGTTGCCACCACCTCAA GTGACGTGTACAACATCTACGTGGAGGACATCATGGTGCGGGACGTGAGGTACATCTGGTATGGCATCACCTACAACGAGCTCAAGAGAGTACTGAAGGAGAACCGCAAACTCAAGTACCTCCCGGTGGTGGACAAGCCAG AGTCCATGATCCTGCTCGGCTCCATCCAGCGCATTGAGTTGGTGCGCATCCTGGTGGAGCAGATTTCCCCTGAGAAGCGGAGGAAGGAAGCCACACGCAGACATCTGGAGGCTCTCAG ActgaggtgggaggaggaggatgctgcaGGAGGCACCAAGCAGAGTCGCATTCGCTATGAGGATGAagtcaatgatgatgatgatgacgatgaccaGTCCACCACCCCGAGCCTCATCCACCgattctctcgctctctcagcCGGTCCTTCTCTCGCTCAAG GTCTCGGTCTCGGTCAGCCTCCAGGAGCCGCCAGAGTACCCCATCCAG TGACAGCGAAGACTCATCCACCTCCCCCCCCGGCTCCCCCACCTCCACACGATCTAA GCAGGATTCAGACACAGCCACACCGCCAGGCTCTCCAGCACACCCTCACCTCAAGGATGTCTTCCCATCCAAGTCTCCCCCCTCCCGCAGAAACTCTCGCTTCTCCATCAGTAAG GTGGAGAATGGCATTGCCCGCCAGGGAAGCTCTGAGAGTGAGGCAGAGGGCCGGACCAGCGACGACAATCAGAAGAAGAGTGGCAGGACATGGAAGACACCAATTTCCTCAAAGCCAAAATCAAAGAGCAAATCCAAGGACAAGGGCAAAGACAAGGataaggacaaggacaaggacaagtCCAAGGATGGCTCAATGAAGGACCCCATCAAGGAATTGCTGCGGAGAAGCACCATCAAGAGATCCAACTCCCTTGACTCCCTGACGCTGCAGCCCCGG GATGATACTGATAGCAAAAAGACCTCAGACCTCATGTCCCCCAAGAAGGGCATCTTGAAACGGCGCAATTCCTTCAGCCTgggctccacctccaccccgaATGTGCCTCCTGACACCCACTACCAGACCATCACCGTGGCCGACACAAG GCTCCGCTCAGCATTTGAGAAGATGAGGCGAATGAGGATGGAGACAGCAAGCTCAATGGAACTCAAGCTTTCACAAATCTCTCTCTTCAAGTccaagaagaaggaacaaaccAAT AAAAAGCCACAGCTTGACATGACAGATGAGGAGAGAAGCATATGGGAGAAAATGGAGCTTTCCAAAGAG GTGGACTTCACAAAGGTGCGCATTGACCCTGCACCCTTCCAGCTGGTGGAGAGAACATCCCTCCTCCGTGTCCACTCCATGTTCTCCATGCTGGGTATCAACCATGCCTACGTGACAGCCATTGGTCGCCTCATTGGGGTGTTGGCGCTGAAGGAG GTACGAATGGCCATTGATGGGCAGTATGTGGGCCAGGGGCAGTCCACCACCCCCCAGGTAAGCTCCCCTAATACTCCCACATCCCCCATGCGTGCTCCCCTGGGCCCCAGCACCTCCCCCCAGAGACTCACCTCCATCACTCCCCTGCAGTTCTCTGACCCTGAGGCTGGCACGGTATCTCACAGAGGGTCTAGAACTCAGCTCGTCTATCAAAATGGAAACTCCCAAAGGTGA
- the LOC135089758 gene encoding chloride channel protein 2-like isoform X5 codes for MTNHYRLSLRSECWVADSDLPSPLPANVDPFEFEIQQMYGRYSANLAEYARQEAKRLREDDHHKDEVLFSKELQPYRGRVARACISFIRPIWDHTFARLGEDWVFLFILGTLMATISFLIDYIVIICFGGRMFLQRYFEDFHWGFQLFFWVAIPTLLVIFSAAFCQWVAPSAAGSGIPEMKTILRGVVLKEYLTWKTLLAKMVSLSAVLGSGLPLGKEGPVMHMASIVATMLTKTLRYIKGTIENDARSTDLLAAACTMGVAVSYAAPIGGVLFSIEVTTVYFAVRNYWRGFFAAVVGAMFYRLMSVWFMGAQTIYPLYKVDLNNDYPYDVIELLPFLCIGIVCGFAGSLFVYLHRRYVMFMRHNKTLKTFLQKKRLLYPTFVTIAISIMTFPLCLGQFMASTLPSSKQILHLFSNVTWTVTSPDDIMSEEQQDILSHWVPSPNGNFHISLFVFQLVSVFQIAVASTLPVPSGILIPLFKVGAAFGRQIGELMASLYPLGIVTGYPIVPGAYAMVGAASFCAAITHTISISVIVFELTGQITYVIPIMIGVLISNCISSLLQPSIYDSMIRIKKLPYLPDIVATTSSDVYNIYVEDIMVRDVRYIWYGITYNELKRVLKENRKLKYLPVVDKPESMILLGSIQRIELVRILVEQISPEKRRKEATRRHLEALRLRWEEEDAAGGTKQSRIRYEDEVNDDDDDDDQSTTPSLIHRFSRSLSRSFSRSRSRSRSASRSRQSTPSSDSEDSSTSPPGSPTSTRSKQDSDTATPPGSPAHPHLKDVFPSKSPPSRRNSRFSISKVENGIARQGSSESEAEGRTSDDNQKKSGRTWKTPISSKPKSKSKSKDKGKDKDKDKDKDKSKDGSMKDPIKELLRRSTIKRSNSLDSLTLQPRDDTDSKKTSDLMSPKKGILKRRNSFSLGSTSTPNVPPDTHYQTITVADTRLRSAFEKMRRMRMETASSMELKLSQISLFKSKKKEQTNKKPQLDMTDEERSIWEKMELSKEVDFTKVRIDPAPFQLVERTSLLRVHSMFSMLGINHAYVTAIGRLIGVLALKEVRMAIDGQYVGQGQSTTPQVSSPNTPTSPMRAPLGPSTSPQRLTSITPLQFSDPEAGTVSHRGSRTQLVYQNGNSQR; via the exons ATGTATGGCCGCTACTCCGCGAATTTAGCGGAGTACGCGAGACAAGAGGCCAAGAGACTACGCGAGGACGATCACCACAAGGACGAAGTACTCTTCTCGAAGGAACTGCAGCCTTACAGAGGACGAGTAGCGAGGGCCTGTATCTCTTTTATTAG ACCAATATGGGACCACACATTCGCGAGACTGGGAGAGGACTGGGTCTTTCTCTTCATACTGGGAACACTCATGGCTACGATATCCTTCCTCATAGATTACATCGTGATCATCTGCTTCGGAG GGCGCATGTTCCTACAAAGATATTTCGAAGACTTCCACTGGGGGTTTCAGCTCTTCTTCTGGGTCGCCATACCCACTCTACTAGTGATATTCTCAGCGGCTTTCTGCCAGTGGGTGGCTCCCTCCGCAGCGGGCTCCGGCATCCCTGAAATGAAGACCATCCTCAGAGGAGTGGTGCTGAAGGAATACCTAACTTGGAAGACTTTATTAGCGAAG ATGGTGAGTTTGTCAGCGGTGTTAGGCTCCGGGCTGCCGCTGGGTAAGGAAGGCCCCGTGATGCACATGGCAAGTATCGTGGCCACCATGCTGACCAAGACACTGCGGTACATCAAGGGCACCATAGAGAATGATGCACGTTCCACTGACCTGCTAGCTGCTGCGTGTACCATGGGCGTGGCTGTGTCCTACGCCGCCCCCATTGGAG GTGTTCTGTTTAGCATTGAGGTAACCACGGTGTACTTTGCTGTCCGGAATTACTGGAGAGGTTTCTTCGCCGCCGTGGTGGGGGCGATGTTCTACCGCCTCATGTCAGTCTGGTTCATGGGAGCCC AGACCATCTACCCGCTGTATAAAGTGGACCTTAACAACGACTACCCCTATGACGTCATTGAGTTGCTGCCCTTCCTCTGTATCGG GATCGTATGTGGGTTTGCTGGGTCGCTGTTTGTGTACCTCCACCGCCGCTATGTGATGTTCATGAGACACAACAAGACACTCAAGACATTCCTGCAGAAGAA GCGTCTCCTCTACCCGACCTTTGTCACTATAGCCATCTCCATCATGACTTTCCCACTGTGTCTTGGACAGTTCATGGCTTCCACTCTGCCCTCCAGCAAGCAG ATTCTTCACCTGTTTAGTAATGTGACATGGACTGTGACTTCACCTGATGACATCATGAGCGAAGAGCAGCAGGATATTCTCAGTCATTGGGTACCCAGCCCTAATGGAAACTTCCACATTAGCCTCTTTGTCTTCCAACTGGTGTCG GTGTTCCAGATAGCTGTGGCCTCCACCCTGCCAGTGCCCTCGGGTATTCTTATCCCACTGTTCAAGGTCGGCGCAGCATTTGGCCGCCAGATCGGGGAGCTCATGGCATCCCTCTACCCTCTCGGCATTGTTACAGGATACCCCATTGTGCCTG GAGCATATGCCATGGTGGGTGCAGCCTCCTTCTGTGCTGCCATCACACACACCATCTCCATCTCTGTCATCGTCTTTGAGCTGACTGGCCAGATCACCTACGTCATCCCCATCATG ATTGGAGTGCTCATATCAAACTGCATCTCATCGCTGCTGCAACCCTCCATCTACGACAGCATGATCCGCATCAAGAAGCTGCCATACCTGCCTGACATTGTTGCCACCACCTCAA GTGACGTGTACAACATCTACGTGGAGGACATCATGGTGCGGGACGTGAGGTACATCTGGTATGGCATCACCTACAACGAGCTCAAGAGAGTACTGAAGGAGAACCGCAAACTCAAGTACCTCCCGGTGGTGGACAAGCCAG AGTCCATGATCCTGCTCGGCTCCATCCAGCGCATTGAGTTGGTGCGCATCCTGGTGGAGCAGATTTCCCCTGAGAAGCGGAGGAAGGAAGCCACACGCAGACATCTGGAGGCTCTCAG ActgaggtgggaggaggaggatgctgcaGGAGGCACCAAGCAGAGTCGCATTCGCTATGAGGATGAagtcaatgatgatgatgatgacgatgaccaGTCCACCACCCCGAGCCTCATCCACCgattctctcgctctctcagcCGGTCCTTCTCTCGCTCAAG GTCTCGGTCTCGGTCAGCCTCCAGGAGCCGCCAGAGTACCCCATCCAG TGACAGCGAAGACTCATCCACCTCCCCCCCCGGCTCCCCCACCTCCACACGATCTAA GCAGGATTCAGACACAGCCACACCGCCAGGCTCTCCAGCACACCCTCACCTCAAGGATGTCTTCCCATCCAAGTCTCCCCCCTCCCGCAGAAACTCTCGCTTCTCCATCAGTAAG GTGGAGAATGGCATTGCCCGCCAGGGAAGCTCTGAGAGTGAGGCAGAGGGCCGGACCAGCGACGACAATCAGAAGAAGAGTGGCAGGACATGGAAGACACCAATTTCCTCAAAGCCAAAATCAAAGAGCAAATCCAAGGACAAGGGCAAAGACAAGGataaggacaaggacaaggacaagtCCAAGGATGGCTCAATGAAGGACCCCATCAAGGAATTGCTGCGGAGAAGCACCATCAAGAGATCCAACTCCCTTGACTCCCTGACGCTGCAGCCCCGG GATGATACTGATAGCAAAAAGACCTCAGACCTCATGTCCCCCAAGAAGGGCATCTTGAAACGGCGCAATTCCTTCAGCCTgggctccacctccaccccgaATGTGCCTCCTGACACCCACTACCAGACCATCACCGTGGCCGACACAAG GCTCCGCTCAGCATTTGAGAAGATGAGGCGAATGAGGATGGAGACAGCAAGCTCAATGGAACTCAAGCTTTCACAAATCTCTCTCTTCAAGTccaagaagaaggaacaaaccAAT AAAAAGCCACAGCTTGACATGACAGATGAGGAGAGAAGCATATGGGAGAAAATGGAGCTTTCCAAAGAG GTGGACTTCACAAAGGTGCGCATTGACCCTGCACCCTTCCAGCTGGTGGAGAGAACATCCCTCCTCCGTGTCCACTCCATGTTCTCCATGCTGGGTATCAACCATGCCTACGTGACAGCCATTGGTCGCCTCATTGGGGTGTTGGCGCTGAAGGAG GTACGAATGGCCATTGATGGGCAGTATGTGGGCCAGGGGCAGTCCACCACCCCCCAGGTAAGCTCCCCTAATACTCCCACATCCCCCATGCGTGCTCCCCTGGGCCCCAGCACCTCCCCCCAGAGACTCACCTCCATCACTCCCCTGCAGTTCTCTGACCCTGAGGCTGGCACGGTATCTCACAGAGGGTCTAGAACTCAGCTCGTCTATCAAAATGGAAACTCCCAAAGGTGA